From one Streptococcus oralis genomic stretch:
- the ntdP gene encoding nucleoside tri-diphosphate phosphatase, whose amino-acid sequence MKLPKEGDFITIQSYKHDGSLHRTWRDTMVLKTTENAIIGVNDHTLVTESDGRRWVTREPAIVYFHKKYWFNIIAMIRDNGISYYCNMASPYYLDEEALKYIDYDLDVKVFTDGEKRLLDVEEYERHKRKMKYSDDLDYILKEHVKILVDWINKGRGPFSEAYVNIWYKRYIELKNR is encoded by the coding sequence ATGAAACTTCCAAAAGAAGGCGACTTTATTACAATTCAAAGTTATAAGCATGATGGGAGTCTTCACCGTACTTGGCGGGACACCATGGTACTAAAAACAACAGAGAACGCCATTATCGGCGTCAACGACCACACACTTGTTACCGAAAGTGACGGTCGTCGTTGGGTGACTCGAGAACCGGCTATTGTTTACTTTCACAAAAAATATTGGTTTAATATCATTGCCATGATTCGTGATAATGGGATTTCCTACTATTGCAATATGGCAAGTCCTTACTATCTAGATGAGGAAGCCCTGAAATACATTGATTATGATTTGGATGTCAAGGTTTTCACTGATGGTGAAAAGCGTCTCTTGGACGTTGAAGAGTATGAGCGCCATAAACGCAAAATGAAGTATTCTGATGATTTAGACTATATTTTGAAAGAGCATGTTAAAATCCTTGTTGATTGGATCAACAAGGGACGCGGTCCTTTCTCAGAGGCCTATGTCAACATTTGGTACAAACGCTACATAGAACTAAAGAATCGGTAA
- a CDS encoding epoxyqueuosine reductase QueH, with the protein MIDVEEILSKMNPNQKINYDRVMQKMVQVWEKNEQRPTILMHVCCAPCSTYTLEYLTKYADVTIYFANSNIHPKAEYHKRAYVTKKFVSDFNERTGNTVQYLEAPYEPNEYRKLVRGLEEEPEGGDRCKVCFDYRLDKTAQVAMDLGFDYFGSALTISPHKNSQTINSIGIDVQKIYTTHYLPSDFKKNQGYKRSVEMCEEYDIYRQCYCGCVYAAQAQNIDLVQVKKDATAFLLDKDVEKDYSHIKFTVTKLDI; encoded by the coding sequence ATGATTGATGTAGAAGAAATTCTGAGCAAGATGAATCCCAATCAGAAGATTAATTATGACCGTGTTATGCAGAAAATGGTTCAGGTTTGGGAGAAAAATGAGCAACGTCCAACTATTCTCATGCATGTTTGCTGTGCTCCTTGTAGTACCTACACTCTAGAATACCTGACAAAATACGCGGATGTGACCATCTATTTTGCCAATTCCAATATCCATCCAAAGGCAGAATACCACAAGCGGGCCTACGTCACCAAGAAATTTGTCAGTGACTTCAATGAGCGAACAGGCAATACGGTCCAGTATTTAGAAGCGCCCTACGAACCAAATGAATACCGGAAGTTAGTCAGAGGGCTGGAAGAAGAACCAGAAGGCGGCGATCGTTGCAAGGTTTGTTTTGACTACCGTCTGGATAAAACGGCGCAAGTAGCTATGGACTTGGGCTTTGACTACTTTGGTTCAGCTTTGACCATCAGTCCCCATAAGAATTCTCAAACCATCAACAGCATCGGAATTGATGTGCAAAAGATTTATACAACCCACTATCTCCCAAGTGATTTCAAGAAAAACCAAGGCTACAAGCGCTCGGTGGAGATGTGCGAGGAGTATGATATTTATCGTCAATGTTATTGTGGATGCGTCTATGCAGCTCAAGCCCAGAATATTGATCTTGTTCAGGTTAAGAAGGATGCCACGGCTTTCTTGTTGGATAAGGATGTTGAAAAAGACTATTCCCACATCAAGTTTACTGTTACTAAATTAGATATATAG